TGACCTTCCACGTGCCCTTCGACCCCCAGAAGTCCCGGCAGCTGGTGTCGGAGTGGAAGCAGCGCTCGCTGGAGCTTCGCAGCCAGAGCTCCcgcgacgaggaggagggagcggacGAGCGCGATATGGGAGAcgaggggggaggagcaggaggaggaggaggaggagacggagacaagGGGATGCCTTCCTCGCTCTATCCCACGGTGCAAGCCAACAAGGGCACCGCCACACCGACTGGAGCCAGGATGGTGGTGTCGCCCCCGCTGGTTTACATCCCCGAGGAGGCCTGTCGGCCGCCGCCCGTCTCGCCCAAGAGCGCCAAGACCCGCGCCAAGTGGCTGTCGCTCACAGAGGGAGGATCGGCGAAGGAGCCGGGAGCGGGCCCCATCGCGGTGTCGACGCCCCGCGTGCCCAACCTGCCGCCCAACCAGCCGCCGAGTCAGCAAAGGATCACCCAGGTGAGGCGGAGCTTCAGAGGATGGATAGCTGCAAATCAGCATAACTGCGTTATTTTTTGAGCAGTCATTGTTCATCCTTTATTTTTCAGAAGTGGCCGCATGCCAGCGCAATTTATGGTTTAGACGGGGGAAGAGATTTACCAGCTGCCACACTCTGTGCGAGCTGCACATCTCTGATTTATGTCGCCGAAGTCATAACAGAACAACACGGGTGGAGGCAATTTCGCTGATTAGTTTCTGATATGAAATCCTCTGACAAGAGTTCAAACACTAATTTTAGTTGGAGTTGAATCTTATTAAAATGCCCTTGAGGGGACATTAAATATGTTACCGTTACACTTTACAGTGTTGACTGTGATAAAAGtccctgaacaacaacaacttgctGATTTCGCCCGTGGCTGCTCTTTCTTCATGCATACTGATGAGATTTTCTGTGCTGCAGGTGATAGCTATGTCGAAGCAGCAGGGTCACGGGCCCATCGCCTCGTCCGCCAAGACGTCCGAGGGCGGCTCCTCCTCCGGCGGGGGGTCCAGCTGCTCCGAGTCGCCCTACTACCGGATCCCGTCTGACCGGGACAGCTGCACCGGGAGCAACCCGGGGAGCATCGCCGGGAGCGGGAGCATCGTCACGATTGACGCCCATGCCCCGCACCACCCGGTGGTGCGCGTGTCGGCCACCAACGGCAAGCCGTGGGAGTGGAGGAACACCATCAGCGGCAACATGATGGCGGCGGACACCGCGGGGGACAAACACCGCGCCGCGCTGCAGCGGCAGGACAATATCAGCCACTACCGGGACTACCGGACTCTCCCGATGAAAACGGActcgctctgctcctcctcggccAGCGGCAGCGCGGAAGGAGGGCCGGAGCTGCCTCCCCCGCctctccccgcctcctcctcccctctgccgcCCCCGCCTCAGTTGTCGTCATCCCCTCTTCCACCACCGCCTCCTCACTCgtccccttctcctctgcctccccctccgCGCCCGAGCTCCTCTCCAttgcctccccctctccctcataTGCCTCCGCCTCCTCACCCATCCTCTCAAAtgccccctccacccctcccatcGTCCTCTCAaatgccccctcctcctcacccgtCCTCCTCCCATATGCCCCCGCCTCCTCACCCGTCCTCCTCTCATATGCCCCTACCTCCTCACCCATCCAGCTGTCAGATGCCCCCGCCTCCTCACCCGTCCTGCTCCAGCATGCTCCCCCCTCCGCCCCACCCTGATCTACTGATGGACGGCCACAGCCAGACACTGTCCCGCTCCTCCACCCTGCCCCGTCGGCCTTCCGTCTCCGCCCGCAGCCATGCTGAGCAGGAGCACTATTACAAGGCCATGCAGAACGAGAGGATGTTGtagtgacgggggggggggaccactgGACATCGTTGCCACATAACCGATTGTGCTTCAGGACACTCggctgaaagagacagagaaacaaagtaGGTGGTGGCGGGTGAAAAGAGGTTTTATGACttttgaaaaaggacaaaaaagaaaaaaactgagagaaACTGATTCCAGAACGGCAGCTCCGCTCAATAATGCTGGAAATGGAGGGACAGCAGGGGTGGAGGGATCCGGGGAGGTCTGGCAGCTCACACACTCAGCAGGGGATCtggtcgtccccccccccccccccccgcgcgctcACACGTACTGCCCACGGCGCCGGCTCGACAGCCCTGACGGGGAAAAGAACGGGGACAAGGGAAGAAAGGGGAGACGGAGAGCGCATCAAAGTCCCCGGTGCACCTCTAGTCTTAGCACGCACATCCATCCTCCGTGTTCCGTTAAGACAGTCAttcaaagaaaggaaagaggcggctgcagctgagagagagagatatcgCAATGAACAGTCAGGGATAGGCTAAATCAAGCTTCCCCTGAGAGAGGGGGGATAAGacggaggaaacaaaacaactacagGCAATACTAGCCCTCCTTAAACTAGTGCGGCCGTCTGAGGAAGCCAaccgtttacacacacacacacgcacggagaGTTTGCCCAGTTGAGAATCGCTGTCTTCAGATCACCACgagatatggggggggggggggggaagtaaaGAACGCAATGAGGACCAGTTCAGCCGCAGGTTTCGAGAGATGAATAAATCACCTCACAAAAGCATCTCTTTTACTCCTCTGAACAAACGCACCAACATGGGGAGGTCGTCATAGGAAAATATTAGATGCAAAGTTAAATCATAAGTATCCACCAGAGCTTGCTTCTGGATggggtgtgaggaggaggaggaggaggaggaggaggaggaggaggaggggtgggtgtAAAGAAGGATCGCGCACAGTTGGTCAACACCGTGCAGACGTGGTT
The Scophthalmus maximus strain ysfricsl-2021 chromosome 15, ASM2237912v1, whole genome shotgun sequence DNA segment above includes these coding regions:
- the LOC118286666 gene encoding phospholipid phosphatase-related protein type 3, with translation MTSPKNKAKKKPPKDSMTLLPCFYFVELPIVLSSLVSLYFLELTDVLSPAMVGFRCHDRDLSMPYVETGDELIPLLMLLSLAFAGPAASIMMGEGLMYCMQSKMKSCPKSESSINAGGCNFNSFLRRTVRFVGVHVFGLLATALVTDVIQLATGYHAPFFLTVCQPNYTAPGVSCDNNAYVTQDVCMGKDQYAIMSARKTFPSQHATLCGFAAVYISMYFNASIGSTTKLLKPLLVFAFCMAAGLAGLTQITQHRSHPIDVYVGYVIGAGIGVYLAVYAVGNFKASDEDASSLQRLAPAQQKDGLRVLSQRSHDSLYRKTPRVSESREELGAGLGSGARSKVRREKASLASLKRASADVELLATRGPMGKETMVTFSNTLPRVANGNSPISPSEEPATAQRHMTFHVPFDPQKSRQLVSEWKQRSLELRSQSSRDEEEGADERDMGDEGGGAGGGGGGDGDKGMPSSLYPTVQANKGTATPTGARMVVSPPLVYIPEEACRPPPVSPKSAKTRAKWLSLTEGGSAKEPGAGPIAVSTPRVPNLPPNQPPSQQRITQVIAMSKQQGHGPIASSAKTSEGGSSSGGGSSCSESPYYRIPSDRDSCTGSNPGSIAGSGSIVTIDAHAPHHPVVRVSATNGKPWEWRNTISGNMMAADTAGDKHRAALQRQDNISHYRDYRTLPMKTDSLCSSSASGSAEGGPELPPPPLPASSSPLPPPPQLSSSPLPPPPPHSSPSPLPPPPRPSSSPLPPPLPHMPPPPHPSSQMPPPPLPSSSQMPPPPHPSSSHMPPPPHPSSSHMPLPPHPSSCQMPPPPHPSCSSMLPPPPHPDLLMDGHSQTLSRSSTLPRRPSVSARSHAEQEHYYKAMQNERML